The Pseudomonadota bacterium sequence TCAGGTATATTACCTTCCGAACGGTCCTTGCGATTCTTTCGGCCCTTGTTATAAGCTTTTTTCTTACCCCCTTCATGATCAGGAAATTCAACGAGTGGAAGATAAAGAGCGACAAGCGGGAGGATCTGCCTGACAGGCATATGGAGAAAAAGGGAACCCCTACTATGGGTGGGTTTGTGATCCTTGTATCTACTATTATCCCCACACTGTTATGGTCTGATTTAAGAAACCCCTACGTCTGGATAGTAACCTTTGCGCTTCTGTCTTTTGGGGGCATTGGTTTTATGGATGACATAAAAAAGCTGAAGAATGAACGCGGCAAAGGTGTGCCGGGCAGAACAAAGCTTATTTTCCAAATCTTCTTTACACTTGTCGTGGGTGCACTGTTGTACATGAAAGGCGGTTTTATAACAGGACTTACCGTGCCTTTTTTTAAAAATATTACCCCTGATCTCGGCATATTCTATATCCTTCTATGCGTGCTTATCGTTGTCGGCACCTCGAATGGGGTAAACCTCACAGACGGACTTGACGGGCTGGCAATAGGGCCTGTTTTAACTGTATGCTCGACTTTTATGCTCTTTGCCTACCTTGCCGGTAATGTGAAATTTGCACAGTATCTGCAAATATTTTACGTGAAGGGCGCCGGGGAGCTTACGATATTATGCGGGGCCATGCTGGGCGCAGGCATAGGTTTCCTCTGGTATAATACCTATCCTGCAGAATTATTTATGGGTGATACAGGTTCTTTGTCGCTGGGTGCATCACTTGCTGTTATTGCCATTATCATAAAACAGGAGATTTTGCTTGTAATCGTAGGCGGGATATTCGTGGTAGAAACTTTATCGGTAATTATCCAGGTGCTTTCCTTTAAATGGAGGGGAAAGCGGGTTTTCAGAATGGCGCCTATACACCATCACTATGAGTTGAAGGGGTGGAATGAGGGGAAGATTGTAGTGCGTTTCTGGATCATCTCTTTCATACTGGCGCTTCTGGCGCTGAGCACGCTAAAACTGAGGTGAGGAAAATGTTCAAGGCTTACAGCTCACAGTTCGCTTTTTATATTCTCGCAGGTTTTTGTCTTGTATCTCGAACAAGAGGGGTGGCAATATGAACCTTCCGGATAATATACTCATTGTCGGTCTCGGAAAAACAGGTGTTGCAACGGCAAAATTTTTAAGCAGCATGGGGAAAAAGATTGTCATTATTGATACAAAAAGAGAAGAAGAGCTGACAGAAGCGCTCAAGGAACTGCAAGATATTGAATTTGAAGGTCGTTTCGGCAGTAACAACAGAGAGGATTTCCTCGGTTACCCGCTTATAGTCATAAGCCCCGGGGTTGACAGCGAGATGCCTTATCTTCATGAGGCTCGCAAAAGCGGGGCAAAGATTATAGGTGAAATTGAGCTTGCATCTTTATTTGTGAAAGAACCGATTATTGCAATAACGGGGACAAACGGGAAGACCACCGTGACCTCCCTTATCGGCGAAATATTTGATAGAGCATGCGGATCTGTTTTTGTGGGCGGCAATATCGGCAATCCCCTTATAAACTATGTGCTGGAAGGGAAAAAGGCAAAATATGTCATACTTGAAATTAGCAGTTTCCAGCTTGAGACGATTGAAACCTTTCGCCCGGATACGGCAGTTCTTTTGAATCTTACCGAAGACCACCTCGACAGATACAGGAGCTTTGACGAATACAAGGCCGCAAAGTACAGGATCTTTGAAAACCAGCAGGAGACAGACTGGGCCATATTTAATAAAGACCTCTCCATCGAGAGAGAGATAAAGGCAAAGACACTTTTTTTTAAAAGTAATACGATATTAAAAGAAGGGGCCTTTTTCTTCAACGACTTTATGTTCGTCAGGCTGATGGGAAGAGAAACCACATATAAAAGAGATATATCACCGCTTGTGGGCATTCATAACACGGAAAATATCCTCTCAGCGCTCCTTGTATCACATATATATGGCATTGAGCAGGGTGTTATCGAAGAGACGCTTAAAGGCTTCAGGGGACTGCCCCACAGGGTTGAGCTTGTGAGGGAATTGGGGGGGGTAAGGTTCTATAATGATTCAAAAGCTACAAACGTAGATGCTACAAAAAGGGCTTTGGAAAGCATGGAAAAAAATGTGGTGCTTATTGCAGGCGGTAAAGATAAGGGCGGGAGTTATAAAATCATGGGAGACCTCATGAAAAAGGTAAAAACCATGATACTTATAGGAGAGGCGAGCCAACGGATATCGGATGAACTGGGCGGACACACAAAAACTTACATTGAAGACGATTTGAGCGCCGCAATAAAGAAGGCATATGAAATTGCCGGGGATGGCGATACAGTCCTTTTTTCTCCTATGTGCAGCAGCTTTGATATGTTTAAAGACTACAAAGAGAGGGGGAACATATTTAAGGAAATGGTGGAATCGCTTTGAAAAAGATATTTGTTTATATCGCAGCCTCTATTCTGCTCTACGGCTTTTTCCGTGAGCTTAATGTTGTTAAGGTCCTGATGATCTGTCTTGGCCTCGGAACTGCTTATCTTATATATCTCATCCCGGCAAGGCATATTGCTGCAATGAAATACCCCTTTATATGTTTTGCCCTTGCTGTGACGGCTTTTTTCTTTGTATATCCGAAGATAAACATCCAATATCCTTTTGATGCCCTTATTGTATTTGTCTCTTTTTACGGATTAACCTTCTATTTGATTACGATTGAGGAAAAAGGAAAAAGCTTGTTCAAAGAGATTGCAGCCCTTTCAATCCTTTTTCTTTCCTCTGCTTTTAATCTTTTTATGATCGGAAAACCGCTTTTTATCATCCCTATGTCCATCGCTGCCGTGCTTTTCCTTTTCGTAATCGGTAAGAACCGTCTAATTCCCTTCATAGCAGCATATACAGTGGTTATTATCATAGCCCTGCTTCTTTTTAACAAGGGTGTTTCAATGCTTGGAGATGGGGTAAAGATAAACGATGTTGAGAAATATTTGCTTTTGGCGGCATCCTTTGGTTTTTTGGTCACAGGTTTTATCGGATTTGTAAAAAAGAGCAATTTCATCAAGCTCATAGTCTTTTTCGGGTTCCTTTATATCGCAACGGATATTTTTATGGTGCTGGGGCTAAGACTTTCAACCGGGCTTCTGTATCAGCCTGTAACAGCCCTTCTTATATTGACGCCGCTTATCGGAATAATGCTCAAAGCGGAAAAGGAGCGTATATGAAACTCATCATATCGGCAGGCGGGACAGGGGGGCATATCTTTCCCGGGATTGCCGTGGCTGAGACATTTGTTGCGCAAGGGCAGGATAACCAGGTGGCATTCATCGGGACGACTTACGGACTTGAGAGTAAAATTATCCCCCAGTATGGCTTCAGACTCCTTTTTGTTGAGGCGCGCCAGTTTTTGGGTAGAAGCGCAGTGTATAAGATTGCCACGCTCTTTTATATCCTGAAAGGCATATGTACATGCATGAGGGTGATAAAAAGGGAGAAACCGGATGCAATTCTCGGGATGGGCGGTTTTACATCCGTACCGGTCATATTTGCAGGAGCTATCCTTGGCGTACCGGTCTTTCTGCACGAGCAGAATGCCGAGCCCGGGCTTGCGAATAAGGTGCTTTCAAAATATGCAAAGGCAACTTTTGTCAGTTTTGAAGAGTCAAGTCAGCTCCTGAAAAGTAAAAACGTATATTATACAGGCAATCCTGTGAGAAAGGCTGTGAAAGTTCCCAGGGAGATAAAAAACGATGAAACATTCGGGATTTTCGTTTTTGGGGGAAGTAGAGGGGCAAAAAGTATCAACGAGTCGGTTCTTTCCTTATTGCCTTACATGGAGGGATACAAAAATGCCATTATTTATCATCAGACAGGGGCAGAAGACTATACACGACTTAAAGAAGCATATGAAAAAACGGAAATAGGACACGAGGTTTTTCCTTTTACCGACAACATGGCTCATTACTACAATCGGTCCGACGTAGTTATATCGAGAGCAGGCGCCTCAACAATCTTTGAGCTTGCATATTTCAGGAAAGCAGCAATACTCATACCATATCCATTTTCTGCAGGTCAGCATCAATGGAAAAATGCCTCCCATGTGGAGAATGCCGGCGGGGGATACATAATAGGAAATGATGAGGCAACCGGAGAAAGGCTTCATGGTGTCATAAAACACCTCATGAATGAGCCGGTGTTGCTGAAGCAGATGGGCGAAAATATCGGTAGGCTATATGTGGATGATGCGCAAGACAGAATCATTGCAAAGATGCAGGAAGAGGTAGAAGGGAAAAGAAAATAGCTTACAGTTCACGGAAAAGGCAAAAGGCCGGATGCCTTGGAACCAAATATGTGAACCGTGAACGGACAATCGTAGACAGGGGTTGAATATGGTTCTTCACAAGATAGAGAAGATACATTTTGTCGGCATTGGCGGTATCGGGATGAGCGGTATTGCGGAAGTGCTGTTGAATCTCGACTTTACCGTTACAGGCTCGGATATAAGGAAGACCGATACCACCGAAAGGCTTGAGCAGCTTGGCGCAAAAATATTTTATGGTCATAAAAAAGAAAATATTGAGGATGCTGACGTGGTTGTTATATCATCGGCGGTAAAACCTGACAACCCGGAAATACAAAAGGCAAAAGAGATTTTTGTTCCTGTAATACAGAGGGCCGAAATGCTTGCTGAACTAATGAGGATGAAATATAGTGTTGCCGTAGCAGGCTCACACGGGAAAACAACAACAACCTCAATAGTTTCGACGATCCTCGGACATGCAGGCCTGGACCCGACATGCGTTATTGGCGGAAAGTTGAACAGCCTCGGCAGCAATGCAAAACTTGGCGACAGCAAATTCCTGGTGGCAGAAGCGGATGAAAGCGATGGGACATTTCTCCTTCTTTTTCCGACTATTGCCGTGACAACAAACATAGATCTTGAGCATCTCGATTTCTATAAGGATATTCACGATATAAAGGCTGCCTTTTTAACCTTTCTCAATAAAGTGCCTTTTTACGGGCTTGACATCATATGCATCGATAATGCGAATGTCCAGAGCCTTATCCCTCAATTGAAGCGAAGGTATATGACCTACGGACTTTCAAAACAAGCAGACCTGAGGGCAGAGGGTGTTACGTATAATGAAGCAGGGACAGCTTTTAAGGTAGTATATAAGGGGTATGAACTGGGCGCTATCAAACTTGCCATGCCCGGCATCCATAATGTTGTTAATGCGCTGGCTGCGTGCGGCGTTGGTATAGAGCTTGATATTCCTTTTTATAAAATCGCGGAAGCGCTGGAAACATTTTCAGGCGTCCAGAGGAGGCTTGAAGTAAAATGGGACGGACACATAAAGCTCATTGACGATTACGGGCATCACCCCACAGAGGTTAAGGCCACGCTGTCGGCAATAAGGAAGATATGCAAAAAAAGGATTATCGTCGCATTTCAGCCTCACAGATACACGAGAACAAAGGCATTGATGGATGATTTTATAACCTCATTCAATGAAGCTGATATTCTGATAGTTACTGAGATATATGCAGCTTCTGAAGAAAAAATAGAGGGTATCAGCGGGATGATCTTTGCAGAAAATATACGCGCCAGCGGGCACAAGAATGTGTTCTTTGCCCCGACAAAGGAAGATGCGGCTGAAAAAATTCTGGAACTCGCACAGGCCGGTGATACGGTTGTTGCCCTCGGTGCAGGCGATATTAATAAGATCTGCGACAGACTCAAAGCGGAATGGGAAAAAGCAGTGAATAGTTGATAGTAAATTGTAAATTGTGAAAGGTAAAAAGCAGGGAAAGATTGAGAGATTGGGGAATAAAAGGGACTGTTTTAACGGATGTGCCCATGAAAAGGTATACATCCATGAAGGTGGGCGGTCCTGTAAAATACCTTGTGTACCCTGCAGATGAGGCTGACCTGCTGAAGGCGATGCGTATTTTAAGAGACGAGGGAGTCAAATACCGGTTTGTAGGCAACGGGACGAATATAATTGTGGATGATAAGGGTTTTAAAGGGGCAATCATAAGGATAACAAAGATAAGGTGTCTTCAGTACAAAAGGACTCAAAAAGGCGCTGTTGTAAAGGTCTCCGGAGGCGCCTCCTTAAAAGGATTTATAAAAGACAGCGCCATACGGGGACTTGCCGGTCTTGAAAAACTATATTGGATACCGGGCACTGTCGGCGGTGGAATCAAGATGAATGCCGGGAGTTTCGGCGTATCCATTTCTGATGTATTGGAAGGTGTGACAGTAGTGAACGATAAGGGGAATATTACAACTTTTGACAAGAAGGCTCTTTCATTCAATTACAGATCATCGCCTGTAAAAATTACGGAATGCGTTATAAATGCTGTTTTCCGGCTAAATTCAGGGGACAGAAATAAGATACAGGAAGACATGGAATATGTTCTTGTTGAAAGAAAAAAGAGGCATCCCATGGAATTTCCTTCTTCCGGTTCCATATTCAGAAGCGTGGGCAAAGAACCCGCATGGCAGTATGTGGAAAAGGCAGGCCTGTGCGGCTTTAGAATCGGCGACGCCTGTGTTTCCGAGAAACATACTAATTTTATTGTGAACCTTGGCCGTGCCACAGCGCACGACATAAAGACGCTTATTGAAAGAATTAAAAAAGAGGTATTTGAAAAACTGGGGGTTGCCCTGGAGGAAGAAGTGGAAATGTGGGGATTTGATTCATGAAAGAAAAAAAGATAGGGGTTCTTATGGGAGGAAAATCTTCGGAAAGGGAGATTTCCCTGAAGAGCGGAAAGGCAATTCTTCAGAGCCTCATACGTTGCGGTTACAACGCCGTAGGGATAGATGCGGAAAATAACCTTGTAGATAGTTTGAAAAAACAGAAAATTCAAGTTGTCTTCATTGCTCTTCACGGCAGATGGGGTGAGGACGGTACAGTACAGGGGCTTCTCGAAATGATGGGCATTCCCTATACCGGTTCAGGTGTGCTCGGTTCGGCTATCTCAATGGATAAGGGAATCATGAAGATGCTGCTGGACAGAATTGGTTTGCCTACTCCTGCCTATGCAGTTTGTCATGCCGGAGATAAAGTTAAGTTCCCTGTGCCTTTTGTTGCAAAACCGGCCAACGAAGGCTCCACAATCGGTATATCAATTGTACGAAACATTAAAGAAAAGGATGAGGCTATCAAAAATGCTCTGAAATACGACAATAAAATCCTGATAGAGAAGTATATCCAGGGGCAGGAAATAACCGTCGGCATAGCAAATAATGAGGTTTTACCTGTAATTCAGGTAAAACCGTTAAAAGGGTTTTATGATTTTGAGGCAAAATACACCAAGGGGATGACGGAATACATCATACCTGCAAAGATCAGTAAAAAAGTTGAGAAAAGGGCGCAGGACTATGCCCTGACAGTATATAAAGCCTTTGGGCTTTCAGGGTGTGCCAGGATTGACATGATGGTAGATGGAGATATCCCGCTTATAATAGATATCAATACCTCTCCGGGCATGACTGAAACATCCCTTGTGCCGAAGGCTTGGGAATATCTCGACAGGTCCTTTGACAACCTTGTTGAAGAAATTATTAAGGGGGCGTCTTTAAAAACATGAAAAAAATCCTGTATATATTTTTTCTTGTGCCTGTATGTATTTTATCCATGCTAACGACAATATACATATTTTCAAAAGACGAGCCGTTGTTCTTCATAAAGAATATCAGAATAAACGGGGCAAGCCAGTTGGAAGATAATGATATTATGGGCAGGATATCCCCTTTTATGCGTGGGAACCTGTTCAGGATAGATGTTCAAAAGATCAAAGAGGTCGTTACGTCGCATCCATTTGTAAAAGAGGTAAGGATAAAGAGGGTTTTCCCCTTTTCCATTATTATAGACGTGAAAGAAAAAACGCCCTCTGCCCTATGGGTGAATAACGAGGGCGTTATCAGTGTACTTGATGAATACGGAGAACCTTATAAAAGGTTAACAAAAGGTGAAATAAAAAATATGTTTGTTATTAATGCCGGAAATAAGACGGATGTAAAGAGTCTATACAGGGAAACGAATGGCTGGATTACAGAAGGAATTATCAAGAGAAATGCCATATCGGAAATTGCATATGACGAAGGCAGCGTGACGATTTTCGGCACAGAAGACGGGGTGGAGATAGTGCTCGGCAAGGAAGATCAGAAGGGAAGGCTGAAGAGGGCTATCTCTATCCTTGAAGACGCAAAAAAACGGGGACTCCTGATTAAGTGTATAGACGCAAGGTTTGAAAAAGGTGGAATCATCCAGGAAAGGAAGGGGTAAAATATGGATAGAGAAGACGAGCTTCTCGTAGGGGTCGATATTGGAACCACAAAGATATGTGTTGTTGTGGGGAAGGTAGTCGAGGGGAAGATAAACATAGTGGGCATAGGATCTTACCCTTCTACAGGCCTGCGAAAAGGTGTTGTTGTGAATATGGAAAGCACTATTACTTCAATAAGAAAGGCTGTAGAAGAAGCCGAATTAATGGCAGGCATAAAGATCAACAACTGCCTGGCAGGCATAGGGGGCGCTCACATCAAGAGCTTTAACAGCAACGGTGTTGTTGCAATTAAAGAGAAAGAAGTGAAACACGATGATATAGCAAGGGCGATTGATGCTGCAAAGGCAATTGCAATACCGGCAGACAGAGAACTCCTTCATGTCATCCCCCAGGAATTTATCATAGACGACCAGGACGGGATACGGGACCCCCTTGGGATTACAGGGGTCAGGCTTGAGGTAAAGGTACATATTGTTACCGGCAGCGTCTCGTCTGCACAGAATATCATAAAGTGCTGTCGTATGGCAGGGCTTACAGTAGACGATATAATACTCGGGCAGCTTGCTTCATCGGAGGCAGTTCTCACGCCCGAAGAAAGAGAGATTGGCGTTGCTCTGGTTGATATCGGAGGCGGTACAAGTGATATTGCCGTATTTTCAACGGGCAGTATAAAACATACATCGGTTTTGCCCTATGGAGGCAATAGTATTACGAATGACATTGCCATCGGATTGCGAACACCTATTGATGATGCAGAAAAGATAAAGAAGAAATACGGCTGCGCTTTTTCAAATATGATAGGTGCTAATGAAACCATTGAAGTCCCGAGCGTGGGCGGGAGAAAACCGAGAACACTTATGCGAAAAACCCTTGCAGACATAATAGAGCCCAGGGTTGAAGAAATATCCTCCATGATCTATGACGAGATCAAAAAATCAGGATTCGAAAGACTGCTTGCATCAGGCGTTGTCCTCACCGGAGGGTGTGCGAACCTTGAGGGCATTCCCGAGCTTGCCGAAAATATCTTCAACCTCCCTACAAGAAGGGGGTACCCTGTGGGCGTGGGCGGCCTTATTGATGTGGTTAATAATCCTATATATGCAACCGGGGTCGGGCTTCTTGTATATGGATTCAAGCATTCCAATATAAAGCGGCGCAAAAGGTATAATAGTAAGAAATCATTAAAGAAATTAATAAATAGTAATAATCTTCTCAACAGGATGAGGGAATGGTTTAAAGAAATTTTCTAAGGAGGTGTTGTTGTGAGCAGAGTCTTTTATATGGATGAGGATAACGGTTTTTCAGCAAAACTAAAGGTTGTAGGGGTTGGGGGCGGCGGATGTAATGCTTTAAACAACATGGTGGACGCAGGCGTTCCCGGTGTTGAGTTTATCGGAGTCAATACGGATGTCAAGTCCTTGAGTACATGTAAGGCTTCAGTTAAGATACAAATAGGAGGCAAATTGACCAGGGGGCTCGGTGCAGGTGCGGACCCGGAGGTCGGCAGGAAGGCAGCCCTGGAAGATACGGAAAAGATTATCGAACACCTGAAGGGCGCTGATATGGTCTTTATTACGTGCGGGCTTGGAGGTGGCACCGGAACAGGCGCATCTGCAGTCATCGCGGAGATTTCAAGGGAACTGGGCGCCTTAACAGTAGCAATTACGACAAAGCCCTTTTCTTTTGAAGGCAAAGACAGGATGAAACAGGCAGAAAACGGGGTAATCCAGTTAAAAACCCGAGTCGATTCTCTCATTACCATACCTAATCAGAGGCTTATGTCTATCGGCGGCAAACATATGACCATTATGGAAGCTTTTTTCAAGGCAGATGAGGTACTCCTCAATGCTGTCAGAAGTATATCAGATTTGATAGTAGGGTCAGGCCATGTAGTTGTAGATTTTGCGGATGTAAGGACCATCATGAGTGAGCGAGGGATGGCAATCATGGGTATCGGGGAATCCTCCGGTGAAAACAGGGCAAGGGATGCAGCCCAGAAGGCCATATCAAGTCCACTTCTTGAAGATATCTCTATTCACGGCGCAAGAGGGGTGCTGATAAACGTAACAGGCAATAAAGACATGACCCTCCATGAGGTGCACGAAGCCTCCTCATTAATTCAGGAACAGGCGCACGATGAAGCAAAGATCATATGGGGACTTGTCTATGATGAGAGCATGGAAAATGCGATGAGGATAACGGTCATCGCCACCGGTTTCGAAGAAAAGGCTATCGTGGATGAGGATGTACCCGATATGTTCAGCAAAAGCAGGCTTTTTGAAAGCGAAGACCTGCCTCCCTTTATGAAGAAAAAGGTTGCAATAGACTACAAAGAAATAAAGATGAAAAGCGATATCATTGATATTGACGACGACAGATACGATATCCCGACTTTTTTGAGGAAACAGGCCGACTGATTTTGGATTTTGAATGTTGGATTTTGAATTGCGGATTTTGGAATAAAATGGTTCAAGCTGTTTAAACAGCATAGCATGCAATTTTGAATTATTATGAAAAAGGTTTTATGTAAATCCAAAATCCAGAGTCCAAAGTCCAAAACAAAGGCACAACCAACAGGGCGCAAAGAGCTTCTTGCATCCGAGAACGGAACAATAGTAAAAAAATGGGGCAATAAAATCCATGTATGCGTGGTATTTCCGAACACGTACTATATAGGCATGTCCAACCTCGCCGCCCATATCCTGTATAAAACACTCAATAGTTATGATGATGTTGTCTGCGAAAGGTGTTTTCTCGAAGAGAATGGTGAATGCGTATCCATTGAGAGCGGAAGGCCTCTTAAATCTTTTGAATGCATATTTTTTACAATATCCTTTGAAATGGATTTTATAAACATCCCGAAGATTTTACGTCTTTCTTCCATACCAGTATATTCTGAAGAAAGAAAAAAGAACGATCCCATCATTGTTGCCGGGGGTATCTGCGTGATTTCAAACCCGGAGCCCATCCACAGCTTTATTGACCTCTTTATCATGGGTGACATCGAGTCAACCATCCCGGATTTTATGGAAAAGTTCAGGGAAATGAGAGGCAAAGACAGGAAAGAAGCAATTGATGAATTGAGCAAATTCGATTGGGTCTATAATCCGGCAAGGCTCAGGGTTTCGTACCAGGAAGATGGGATTGTAGGGTCTTTTACGCCGGAAGATTTTATTGTAAAGATAAACAGGTATAGAGGTAAAACCCTGGGAACATCAGCCATTGTTGCGGAAAAGACTGAATTTTCCGATATGTTCCTCGTAGAAGGGACGCGTGGCTGTCCCTCAAAATGCCCCTTCTGCCTTTTAGGCAATTCCTACCGCTTTGTCTGCGATAAAATCCTCCCGCTTAAAACCGATATGGAGGATATTGGTATTATCGGGGGAGGAGTTTCGTTCCATCCGCATCTTGTAGAAATCACTACCGCGCTTAAAGCTGCCGGCAAGCGCGTCCATTTTCCTTCCTTAAGGCTTGATGAAATTCCGCTTTCAATTATAGAGCTTATGCGGGATGAGATTAAAACATTGACCTTCGGGATTGAGGCGGGCACGGAAAGACTGAGGGTCGTTATCGGCAAGCCCTTAACGGATCAGGAGATTTACGATAAATTAAGCGCCATACTGAAAATTAAGCCCTTTAATCTGAAACTCTATTTTATGATCGGCCTGCCCGGTGAGACGATGGAAGATATAGAGGGTATTGTGGAGCTTGTGAAACACGTTAAGCATATAATGGTTAAGGAAGGCGCAAAGAGAGGTTTTGTCGGCAGCGTTACCGTCCACGCGAGTCCCTTTGTCCCGAAGCCCTCCACCCCTTTTCAGCGGTTTCCCATGAACGATATAGATGAACTAAAGGACAAGATTAACCGGTTAAAAAGATCTCTTGCCAAGGTTGATAACACATATTTTACCCATGAGTCGGTAAAGTACAGTTTTGTCCAGGCTGCACTTGCCCGGGGCGACAGAAGGCTGAAAGATATTATTCTGAAATTTGCCGACAATGTGAGCTTAAGCAGAATCATGAAGGACAGCGCCATTAATCTGAATTTTTACGCACTGAGAGAGCGGGGCAAGGACGAGATTATGCCGTGGGATTTTATAAAGGTTCAGTAATACTTTTCAGGTTGTTTTCTTAGCTGGTCAACGTCATGAAACAAATCCTCATCTGCGGCGCTCTGCCGCGCCTTGCGATCCTCCGACGTACGTTAAGTATAGTTTTACGGGCTGCAAAGCTTGCATCTCATCTACATCTGAAGAATTTCTTCCATGACGTCGCCCACTCCAAGCCGGATTAGCACCAACCTTCGCGCTGGTGCTAATCCGGCAGAAAAAAGGAGGCTTTATACCAATAATGCGAATTGATATTAGAAAAGCTATTCACATTATTAGGAATGTCCCGATAGTCCCCTTCAAAAACAGCGTCATACCGGCGAAAGCCGGTATCCAGAGGTGTTTAATTTTCTGGATGTTCAAACTAATTCAAATCCAATCGACAAATCCGGTGGAATAACGTTTATTCGGAGTTATCTTCTTTTATTAATAATCATCTGAATTGTAGTGTTATCCAGTTAGGAGATCATGGAAAAAGCTGTTTAATTTTATCAATTTTATTGAATAATTACTTGAACATTGATATTATCCATAAAACTATATAATAACTGATTATGCCCAAGGATAGAGATATAAGATGAGCAAAATAATCAATAAAGAAAAAATGATGATCGTAGAATCCATCAACAGAAGACCGTATGGTGCTAAGTTGTCTGTTCTGCTTGATGATTCAACACGCATGATACTTCACGGTGAGGCATGTTTGTTGACCAATACCGGCTACATTGTCAAGGTCTGTCCAACAAAATCGCCATCTACTAATGAATCCTAAACTGCATCTGGGTTTCGAGCATGGGAAATCTTTGTGGAAGGATTCGCTACGGCAGGAGAAGCCGAGAAAAAGGGGCTTGAGATAGCTTTTGGAATATTGTGGGGAGCAATCTCTGAAAACTACTCCGTTCGTCTTCAGTATCAGACTCCTCTGCCTTGCGTGGTCTATGACCGTTCAAGGCAAGGATCAGGCGCTTTTCTCACGGCAAGCGCCACCGTTATATTTGGAAAACCTCTGGCAAGTATTACAAATGCGATTGATGAAGGGCTTTCGTCCAAGGAAAGTGGTAATGAGAAGCTCATGCTGGCAATGGAGCTTTTTGCTTCCGCTAGGCAGGAATCAACGGAAAGATCACGCTTTATTGGCCTGGTTTCATCTCTGGAGCCTTTGGCAGAGCAGCAGGTCTTTACCCCTGAAATATCCACAGTGATAGATCATTTTAAGGGCCAGATCAAGGACTTGAAACTACCTTCCCGCATTGAGGCATCGTTGTTGGGGCAAACAGAGGGCCTATATACCGAGTCTGTTTCGAGTGCAATACGCAGACTAATCAATGAAACTCTGCCTGATGACAGTAAGGCATTGCATGTCATAGAAGATGCCTACAATTTACGGAGCCGCATTCTGCACGACGGCACCACCGATGCGGATTTGAATCAAAAGAGTCGGGAAGTGGAGGCCGTTGTGAGGCAGGTTATCGCCTCCAGAGCCGCTC is a genomic window containing:
- the murC gene encoding UDP-N-acetylmuramate--L-alanine ligase, giving the protein MVLHKIEKIHFVGIGGIGMSGIAEVLLNLDFTVTGSDIRKTDTTERLEQLGAKIFYGHKKENIEDADVVVISSAVKPDNPEIQKAKEIFVPVIQRAEMLAELMRMKYSVAVAGSHGKTTTTSIVSTILGHAGLDPTCVIGGKLNSLGSNAKLGDSKFLVAEADESDGTFLLLFPTIAVTTNIDLEHLDFYKDIHDIKAAFLTFLNKVPFYGLDIICIDNANVQSLIPQLKRRYMTYGLSKQADLRAEGVTYNEAGTAFKVVYKGYELGAIKLAMPGIHNVVNALAACGVGIELDIPFYKIAEALETFSGVQRRLEVKWDGHIKLIDDYGHHPTEVKATLSAIRKICKKRIIVAFQPHRYTRTKALMDDFITSFNEADILIVTEIYAASEEKIEGISGMIFAENIRASGHKNVFFAPTKEDAAEKILELAQAGDTVVALGAGDINKICDRLKAEWEKAVNS
- the murG gene encoding undecaprenyldiphospho-muramoylpentapeptide beta-N-acetylglucosaminyltransferase codes for the protein MKLIISAGGTGGHIFPGIAVAETFVAQGQDNQVAFIGTTYGLESKIIPQYGFRLLFVEARQFLGRSAVYKIATLFYILKGICTCMRVIKREKPDAILGMGGFTSVPVIFAGAILGVPVFLHEQNAEPGLANKVLSKYAKATFVSFEESSQLLKSKNVYYTGNPVRKAVKVPREIKNDETFGIFVFGGSRGAKSINESVLSLLPYMEGYKNAIIYHQTGAEDYTRLKEAYEKTEIGHEVFPFTDNMAHYYNRSDVVISRAGASTIFELAYFRKAAILIPYPFSAGQHQWKNASHVENAGGGYIIGNDEATGERLHGVIKHLMNEPVLLKQMGENIGRLYVDDAQDRIIAKMQEEVEGKRK
- the murD gene encoding UDP-N-acetylmuramoyl-L-alanine--D-glutamate ligase, which encodes MNLPDNILIVGLGKTGVATAKFLSSMGKKIVIIDTKREEELTEALKELQDIEFEGRFGSNNREDFLGYPLIVISPGVDSEMPYLHEARKSGAKIIGEIELASLFVKEPIIAITGTNGKTTVTSLIGEIFDRACGSVFVGGNIGNPLINYVLEGKKAKYVILEISSFQLETIETFRPDTAVLLNLTEDHLDRYRSFDEYKAAKYRIFENQQETDWAIFNKDLSIEREIKAKTLFFKSNTILKEGAFFFNDFMFVRLMGRETTYKRDISPLVGIHNTENILSALLVSHIYGIEQGVIEETLKGFRGLPHRVELVRELGGVRFYNDSKATNVDATKRALESMEKNVVLIAGGKDKGGSYKIMGDLMKKVKTMILIGEASQRISDELGGHTKTYIEDDLSAAIKKAYEIAGDGDTVLFSPMCSSFDMFKDYKERGNIFKEMVESL
- the mraY gene encoding phospho-N-acetylmuramoyl-pentapeptide-transferase, which produces MLYHLLYTLHIKFSVFNVFRYITFRTVLAILSALVISFFLTPFMIRKFNEWKIKSDKREDLPDRHMEKKGTPTMGGFVILVSTIIPTLLWSDLRNPYVWIVTFALLSFGGIGFMDDIKKLKNERGKGVPGRTKLIFQIFFTLVVGALLYMKGGFITGLTVPFFKNITPDLGIFYILLCVLIVVGTSNGVNLTDGLDGLAIGPVLTVCSTFMLFAYLAGNVKFAQYLQIFYVKGAGELTILCGAMLGAGIGFLWYNTYPAELFMGDTGSLSLGASLAVIAIIIKQEILLVIVGGIFVVETLSVIIQVLSFKWRGKRVFRMAPIHHHYELKGWNEGKIVVRFWIISFILALLALSTLKLR